The Neofelis nebulosa isolate mNeoNeb1 chromosome X, mNeoNeb1.pri, whole genome shotgun sequence genome has a segment encoding these proteins:
- the KLHL34 gene encoding kelch-like protein 34 gives MSYFLSYCKAHGGALLTGYQALRAEGFLCDVTLEAEGSEFPAHRSLLACSSDYFRALFKSHTRESRARVIHLHVPSAAGLQRLLDFIYTAWLPLSMDTVEDTLEAASYLQVTEALGLCGRYLERQLAPENSCFAANVAARFGLAHTLGVAERCIVRHLRELLVRGAGPAGLLELNPTSLKAVLGAPDVARVPETWLLGLALAWLRQEPEAERLAYCTSLLERVRFGLVPADVLRRVYSGSGLVLPARVKGLIIQALNYHTAPSRQPLVQGEQTSVRSPQTRILLVGGRRAREAVTEEVAAPPPVARGRGAMAEPEEEEEGEEEEGELEEEEEDWELTQDVVAFDVYNHRWRSLTRLPAPLLGHSVCTAGNFLFVLGGESPSDGASSPLAGGQRAVTAQVHRYDPRFHAWTAVPAMREARAHFWCGAVGEALLAVGGLGADGEALASVEMYDLRRDRWTAAGALPRALYGHAGAIGDRGIVYISGGKAGRGEGSSSSLRDMYTLGPGERPWSKRAPMSTARFGHHMAVLRGAVFAFLGRYEPFSEIERYEPGTDQWTRLRPLPYDRFCYGLAVVEETALLLGGLKWRDSRQVSTRNVVGYDLDLDRWEDIGCALPWAWNGLQCAVLQLAEGGDEEREGGFGETPDLMLGLMG, from the coding sequence ATGAGTTACTTTCTATCTTACTGTAAAGCTCATGGCGGTGCACTGCTCACCGGCTACCAGGCCCTGCGCGCGGAGGGCTTCCTGTGCGATGTGACGCTGGAGGCCGAGGGCAGCGAGTTCCCGGCCCATAGGTCGCTTCTCGCGTGTTCCAGCGACTACTTCAGGGCCCTGTTCAAGAGCCACACCCGGGAATCCAGGGCGCGCGTGATCCACCTGCACGTGCCGTCGGCGGCTGGCCTGCAGCGCCTGCTGGACTTCATCTACACCGCCTGGCTGCCGCTCTCCATGGACACGGTGGAGGACACGCTCGAGGCCGCCAGCTATCTGCAAGTCACCGAAGCATTGGGGCTGTGCGGTCGCTACCTGGAGCGCCAGCTGGCTCCAGAGAATTCTTGCTTCGCCGCCAACGTGGCTGCGCGCTTCGGCCTGGCGCACACGTTAGGCGTGGCCGAGCGCTGCATCGTGCGCCACCTGCGGGAGCTGCTGGTGCGGGGCGCGGGCCCCGCGGGGCTGCTGGAACTGAACCCCACGTCGCTGAAGGCTGTGTTGGGTGCCCCCGACGTGGCGCGGGTGCCTGAGACCTGGCTGCTGGGTCTGGCGTTGGCCTGGCTGCGGCAGGAGCCTGAGGCCGAACGCCTGGCCTACTGCACCTCGCTGCTTGAGCGCGTTCGCTTCGGCCTAGTACCTGCAGACGTGCTGCGGCGCGTGTACTCGGGCTCTGGCCTCGTGCTGCCCGCCCGGGTTAAGGGCCTCATTATCCAGGCCCTCAACTACCACACTGCGCCCTCCCGCCAGCCGCTCGTGCAGGGCGAGCAGACCAGCGTCCGGAGCCCCCAAACTCGCATCTTGTTGGTCGGAGGGCGCAGGGCGCGGGAGGCGGTGACCGAGGAGGTCGCGGCCCCACCGCCGGTAGCCAGGGGCAGGGGCGCCATGGCGGagcccgaggaggaggaggagggggaggaggaggaaggtgagttggaagaggaggaggaggattggGAGCTCACCCAAGACGTGGTGGCCTTCGACGTGTACAACCACCGCTGGCGCAGTCTCACGCGGCTGCCTGCACCGCTACTGGGGCACAGCGTGTGCACCGCAGGCAATTTCCTGTTCGTCCTGGGCGGGGAGAGCCCTTCGGACGGCGCTTCCTCACCCCTGGCAGGCGGACAGCGGGCCGTCACGGCCCAAGTGCACCGTTATGACCCGCGCTTCCACGCTTGGACGGCGGTGCCCGCTATGCGAGAAGCGCGGGCCCACTTCTGGTGCGGCGCGGTGGGCGAGGCACTCCTGGCCGTCGGGGGTCTGGGCGCCGACGGCGAGGCGCTGGCGTCGGTAGAGATGTACGACCTTCGCCGGGACCGCTGGACGGCTGCCGGGGCGCTGCCGCGGGCGTTGTATGGCCACGCGGGGGCCATCGGGGACCGCGGCATCGTGTACATCTCTGGGGGTAAGGCGGGGAGAGGCGAGGGCAGCTCGAGCAGCCTCCGGGACATGTACACCCTGGGCCCTGGGGAGCGACCGTGGAGCAAGAGGGCGCCCATGAGCACTGCCCGCTTCGGGCACCACATGGCTGTGCTGCGAGGCGCGGTGTTCGCCTTTCTGGGGCGCTATGAGCCCTTCTCTGAGATAGAACGCTACGAGCCCGGCACGGACCAGTGGACTCGACTGCGGCCGCTACCTTATGATCGCTTCTGCTATGGGCTGGCCGTTGTGGAGGAGACGGCGCTGCTGCTGGGCGGCCTCAAGTGGCGGGATTCGCGGCAGGTGTCTACCCGCAACGTGGTGGGCTACGACCTCGACCTGGACCGCTGGGAGGACATTGGCTGCGCGCTACCCTGGGCCTGGAACGGCCTCCAGTGTGCAGTGTTGCAGCTGGCTGAGGGTGGGgatgaggagagggagggagggttcGGAGAAACGCCAGATTTAATGCTGGGCTTAATGGGTTAG